One Portunus trituberculatus isolate SZX2019 chromosome 7, ASM1759143v1, whole genome shotgun sequence genomic window carries:
- the LOC123498002 gene encoding uncharacterized protein LOC123498002 produces MEKVLPCPLLMLVLLLVLTPGAAPSPTLAEDCSAFGTEVKEGTPEVISKTSITWKNDRYIGYLSLYVKPESDFKGVTLLVMTNGDTNRTAWFTAEEKCFPRDSKWLYFKAMIWITNTDLWFRLRSGACWEECYINITQTNLMTLSVVAQGPSRWLTESPNEKCEIHELENTNRSLSRCIDSPQTTTTIIPTTTNRAISTSSMTPSTMTPEYITTIAVSAAAAAVAVVVVVVFYRKRKAATSPRQDGLSPPPPDEHVIENDIYEPFDGATNHAAPQTFQNDLYDSLSANGHRHDS; encoded by the exons ATGGAGAAGGTCTTGCCGTGCCCGCTGTTGATGCTGGTGCTGCTCCTGGTGCTAACTCCCGGCGCCGCACCAAGTCCCACCCTGGCCGAGGACTGCAGTGCTTTCGGcacagaagtgaaggaagggacacCAGAAGTAATAAGCAAGACATCAATCACCTGGAAAAATGACCGATATATAGGTTATCTCtcattatatgtgaagcctGAGAGTGACTTTAAGGGCGTGACTCTTCTTGTTATGACAAATGGCGACACTAACCGCACTGCCTGGTTCACTGCTGAGGAGAAATGTTTCCCTCGCGATAGCAAGTGGCTGTATTTCAAGGCGATGATTTGGATAACCAACACGGATCTATGGTTTCGCCTTAGGTCTGGTGCATGCTGGGAGGAGTGCTATATCAACATTACCCAGACAAATCTCATGACACTCAGCGTGGTGGCTCAGGGCCCTTCCAGGTGGTTGACTGAATCTCCAAATGAAAAATGTGAGATTCACGAATTAGAAAACACAAATCGCAGCCTAAGTAGGTGTATAGACTctccacaaaccaccaccacgatcatccCTACCACCACAAACAGAGCCATAAGCACCTCCTCTATGACGCCTTCTACGATGACACCGGAATATATAACAACCATAGcggtgtcagcagcagcagcagcagtagcggtggtggtggtggtggtgttctacaggAAACGGAAAGCTGCCACATCGC CACGCCAAGACggactctcccctcccccccccgaTGAACACGTCATAGAAAACGACATCTACGAGCCATTTGACGGTGCCACTAACCACGCCGCGCCGCAAACCTTCCAGAACGACCTATACGACTCCCTCAGCGCAAACGGACACCGGCACGACTCCTAG